In Streptomyces ambofaciens ATCC 23877, a single genomic region encodes these proteins:
- a CDS encoding SDR family NAD(P)-dependent oxidoreductase, producing the protein MTTALITGSTAGIGAAFARRLAADGHDLVLVARDTKRLREQATELHDRHGIEAEVLTADLATDAGIDAVAARLGEPRKPVDLLINNAGFGNKGRFLDVSMADELTMLKVHCEAVLRLTSAAVAAMRERGRGGVVNVASVAAFVPRGTYGASKAWVVQFTQGVAKDLAGSGVRLMALCPGFVRTEFHERAGMGTDNIPNWMWLDADKVVAAALADLSRGKSLSIPDPRYKTLMGAAKLVPRGMLGGLSSRTGRKYGPQ; encoded by the coding sequence ATGACAACGGCATTGATTACGGGTTCGACGGCGGGCATCGGCGCCGCGTTCGCGCGTCGGCTGGCGGCCGACGGGCATGACCTGGTGCTGGTCGCCCGCGACACCAAGCGGCTGCGCGAACAGGCGACCGAACTGCACGACCGGCACGGCATCGAGGCGGAGGTGCTGACGGCCGACCTGGCGACGGACGCCGGCATCGACGCGGTGGCCGCCCGGCTCGGCGAGCCCAGGAAGCCCGTCGACCTGCTGATCAACAACGCCGGCTTCGGCAACAAGGGCCGCTTCCTCGACGTCTCCATGGCCGACGAGCTGACCATGCTCAAGGTGCACTGCGAGGCGGTGCTCAGGCTGACCTCGGCCGCGGTGGCGGCGATGCGGGAGCGGGGCCGCGGGGGCGTGGTCAACGTGGCCTCGGTCGCCGCCTTCGTACCGCGCGGCACCTACGGCGCGTCCAAGGCGTGGGTCGTGCAGTTCACCCAGGGCGTGGCGAAGGACCTGGCCGGCAGCGGCGTACGCCTGATGGCCCTGTGCCCCGGCTTCGTGCGCACGGAGTTCCACGAACGGGCCGGGATGGGCACGGACAACATCCCGAACTGGATGTGGCTCGACGCGGACAAGGTCGTCGCGGCAGCCCTCGCCGACCTCTCCCGCGGCAAGTCCCTGTCGATCCCCGACCCCCGCTACAAGACCCTGATGGGCGCGGCGAAGCTGGTCCCCCGGGGCATGCTGGGCGGCCTCTCGTCCCGGACGGGGCGGAAGTACGGGCCGCAGTAG
- a CDS encoding MOSC domain-containing protein — MKLLSVNLGRPKAVPYTDHPDGVTGIDKQPTDGTVRVTAPGPRGAGASGVAGDAVCDTRHHGGDEQAVYAVAREDMDDWERELGRTLPNGAFGENLTTTGLDVSGARIGERWRIGPDLVLEVTCGRIPCRTFQGHLGERRWVRRFTEKGAPGAYLRVIEPGEIRVGDPVAIVHRPDHEVTVALQFRAVTTRRELLPRLLAAGEALHPESLAAARKYVETHGA, encoded by the coding sequence ATGAAGCTTCTCTCTGTCAACCTGGGCCGCCCGAAGGCCGTGCCGTACACCGACCACCCCGACGGCGTCACCGGCATCGACAAGCAGCCGACCGACGGGACCGTCCGGGTGACGGCGCCCGGCCCGAGGGGGGCCGGGGCGAGCGGGGTGGCCGGGGACGCGGTGTGCGACACGCGCCATCACGGCGGCGACGAGCAGGCGGTCTACGCGGTGGCGCGGGAGGACATGGACGACTGGGAGCGCGAGCTGGGCAGGACGCTGCCCAACGGCGCGTTCGGCGAGAACCTCACCACCACGGGCCTGGACGTCTCGGGCGCGCGGATCGGCGAGCGCTGGCGGATCGGCCCCGACCTGGTGCTGGAGGTCACCTGCGGCCGTATCCCGTGTCGTACCTTCCAGGGCCATCTGGGTGAGCGGCGGTGGGTGAGGCGCTTCACGGAGAAGGGGGCGCCGGGCGCCTACCTGCGGGTGATCGAGCCCGGGGAGATACGGGTCGGCGATCCGGTCGCGATCGTGCACCGGCCCGACCACGAGGTGACGGTGGCGTTGCAGTTCCGGGCGGTGACGACCCGGCGGGAGCTGCTGCCGCGGCTGCTCGCGGCGGGCGAGGCGCTCCACCCGGAGTCGCTGGCGGCGGCCCGGAAGTACGTGGAGACCCACGGGGCCTGA
- a CDS encoding LysR family transcriptional regulator produces MIEARHLRVLRAVASTGSFSAAGRELGCTQPAVSQQMKALEASVGTPLLVRTGREMRLTQAGEALVRHAAGIIAGLTAAEEEVAAIAGLRAGRVRLVSFPSGSSTLVPTALAALRAAHPGTRVSLEEAEPPKSVELLREGDCDVALAFRYEGAAGAEEWDDLVVRPLLTDRLVALVPEDHRLARTEAAGAVAIGELARESWIAGCPRCRGQLVEVCEGAGFTPRIDFATDDYPAVVGLVGAGLGVAVLPQLAVESVRPRGARTVALEPAVRREIVALTLPDLAQVPAVSATLDELARAGARQPAAR; encoded by the coding sequence GTGATCGAGGCTCGTCATCTCCGCGTGCTGCGCGCCGTGGCATCCACCGGTTCCTTCTCCGCCGCGGGACGCGAACTGGGCTGCACCCAGCCCGCCGTCAGTCAGCAGATGAAGGCCCTGGAGGCCTCCGTCGGCACCCCCCTGCTCGTGCGCACCGGACGCGAGATGCGGCTGACCCAGGCCGGCGAGGCACTCGTGCGGCACGCCGCCGGGATCATCGCCGGGCTGACCGCGGCCGAGGAGGAGGTCGCCGCCATCGCCGGGCTGCGCGCCGGCCGGGTCCGCCTGGTCTCCTTCCCCAGCGGCAGCTCCACCCTCGTGCCGACCGCCCTGGCCGCGTTGCGCGCCGCGCACCCCGGCACCCGGGTCTCCCTGGAGGAGGCCGAGCCGCCGAAATCCGTCGAGCTGCTGCGCGAGGGCGACTGCGACGTGGCGCTCGCCTTCCGGTACGAGGGCGCCGCGGGCGCGGAGGAGTGGGACGACCTCGTCGTACGGCCGCTGCTGACCGACCGCCTGGTGGCGCTGGTGCCCGAGGACCACCGGCTGGCACGCACGGAAGCGGCCGGCGCCGTGGCCATCGGGGAACTCGCCCGGGAGTCCTGGATCGCGGGCTGTCCGCGCTGCCGGGGCCAGCTGGTCGAGGTCTGCGAGGGGGCCGGCTTCACGCCCCGCATCGACTTCGCGACCGACGACTACCCGGCGGTCGTCGGCCTGGTGGGGGCCGGCCTCGGCGTGGCCGTCCTGCCCCAGCTCGCCGTCGAGTCCGTACGGCCCCGGGGAGCGCGCACCGTGGCGCTGGAACCGGCGGTGCGGCGGGAGATCGTCGCGCTCACCCTCCCCGACCTGGCCCAGGTGCCGGCGGTGTCGGCGACGCTCGACGAGCTGGCCCGGGCAGGGGCACGCCAGCCGGCGGCGCGCTGA
- a CDS encoding WhiB family transcriptional regulator — protein sequence MADFSRLPGPNADLWDWQLLAACRGVDSSLFFHPEGERGAARSARENSAKEVCMRCPVRAECAAHALAVREPYGVWGGLTEDEREELMGRARNRLVAASASSGGEAAAHH from the coding sequence ATGGCAGATTTCTCCCGCCTTCCCGGACCGAACGCGGATCTGTGGGACTGGCAGCTCCTGGCCGCGTGCCGCGGGGTGGACAGTTCGCTCTTCTTCCATCCGGAGGGCGAACGCGGTGCGGCGCGGAGTGCTCGCGAGAACTCGGCCAAGGAGGTCTGCATGAGGTGCCCGGTCCGCGCCGAGTGCGCGGCGCACGCGCTGGCGGTGCGTGAGCCGTACGGCGTGTGGGGCGGCCTGACCGAGGACGAGCGCGAGGAGCTCATGGGACGCGCCCGCAACCGCCTGGTGGCGGCGTCCGCGTCGAGCGGCGGGGAGGCGGCCGCGCATCACTGA